In Electrophorus electricus isolate fEleEle1 chromosome 12, fEleEle1.pri, whole genome shotgun sequence, a single window of DNA contains:
- the lonrf1 gene encoding LON peptidase N-terminal domain and RING finger protein 1, with the protein MKSLCTMDLLDCPICLFLMREPVTMSCGHSFCRRCLGACLPSRCPACKEKLKQTDAKNTKNNVLLLSIIEKCCPEETKITCHIQEKLKTGAFTEALRIADDGIDIAPGDASLKVWRVEASIGLRRFSDALRDLEELCYARPNWTEGFFQKGNVLLEMGRKTEALLQFYHCLKQQADFAPAEDQIKKILEAEGIDMPEEVPCILHLVARYLRDTCPVSHSLGVSLTEVQPCLHNQAGDYQQKTPPEDTQGDRRECCLNLCQGVSFLPAAEDDAARAMKRGRLTRDQCAVDRSSSLGVLTVADFECPLCIRLFYEPVTTPCGHAFCKACVERSLDHTHRCPLCKQPLQEFFKNRKYSPTVLLQEIVMRLFPQQLAERTQVHDAELAELSNLTKDIPIFVCTVAYPGIPCPLHVFEPRYRLMMRRCMDTGTKMFGMCTYEHGKGFADYGCMLEILDLDLLPDGRSYVDTVGGRRFRVIRRGQRDGYHTADIEYLEDHKTDGAELEMLQHLHDSVYQQAREWYVRLNSHVREQIGRQYGAMPDREDDIQASTNGPAWCWWLLSVLQLDPAYQTTVLSLTSLRERLGHLRIVLEYFSQS; encoded by the exons ATGAAGAGTTTGTGTACTATGGATCTTCTGGATTGTCCGATATGCCTCTTTCTTATGCGTGAACCGGTGACGATGAGTTGCGGTCACTCATTTTGTCGGAGATGCCTGGGCGCTTGTCTGCCATCAAGGTGTCCAGCCTGCAAGGAGAAATTAAAACAGACAGATGCAAAAAACACTAAGAACAACGTTTTGCTTTTGAGCATCATCGAGAAATGCTGCCCCGAAGAGACGAAAATAACATGCCACATACAAGAAAAGCTGAAAACTGGCGCATTTACAGAAGCGCTCCGGATTGCGGATGACGGGATAGATATCG CTCCTGGAGACGCGAGCCTGAAGGTGTGGCGGGTGGAGGCCAGCATAGGGTTGCGACGTTTCTCTGACGCCCTGCGGGACCTGGAAGAACTGTGCTACGCCCGGCCCAACTGGACCGAA GGTTTCTTCCAGAAAGGGAATGTGCTTCTCGAGATGGGAAGGAAGACAGAAGCTCTTTTGCAGTTCTACCACTGTCTGAAGCAGCAGGCCGACTTTGCTCCCGCAGAGGACCAGATTAAGAAG ATCTTGGAAGCGGAGGGGATAGACATGCCAGAGGAGGTCCCGTGCATCCTGCACTTGGTGGCGAGGTACCTGCGGGACACCTGCCCCGTCTCACACTCCCTGggtgtctctctcactgaggTCCAGCCGTGCCTCCACAACCAGGCGGGTGACTACCAGCAG AAAACTCCGCCTGAGGACACCCAGGGGGACAGACGTGAGTGTTGCTTGAACCTCTGCCAGGGTGTGTCTTTCCTCCCGGCGGCTGAGGATGACGCGGCGCGAGCGATGAAGAGGGGCAGGCTGACGAGAG ACCAATGTGCTGTGGATCGGAGTTCCTCCCTTGGTGTTCTCACTGTGGCTGACTTTGAGTGTCCTCTGTGCATTAG GCTGTTCTACGAGCCCGTCACTACCCCCTGTGGTCACGCCTTCTGTAAGGCCTGCGTGGAGAGGAGTCTGGACCACACCCACCGCTGCCCGCTGTGTAAGCAGCCCCTGCAAGAG TTTTTTAAGAACAGGAAGTACAGCCCCACGGTGCTGTTGCAGGAGATCGTGATGCGTCTGTTCCCACAGCAGCTGGCGGAGAGGACGCAGGTGCACGACGCCGAGCTGGCCGAACTCTCCaa CTTGACCAAGGACATTCCGATCTTCGTGTGCACGGTGGCATACCCAGGCATCCCCTGCCCACTTCACGTCTTCGAGCCGCGCTACCGACTGATGATGCGTCGCTGTATGGACACCGGCACCAAGATGTTCGGCATGTGCACCTATGAGCACGGAAAGGG TTTTGCCGACTATGGTTGCATGCTGGAGATCCTGGACCTGGACCTGTTGCCGGATGGCCGCTCCTACGTGGACACGGTGGGGGGCAGACGCTTTCGTGTGATCCGCAGGGGCCAGCGAGACGGCTACCACACGGCCGACATCGAGTACCTGGAAGATCACAAG ACGGATGGGGCGGAGCTTGAAATGTTGCAGCATCTCCATGACAGCGTGTACCAGCAGGCGCGGGAGTGGTACGTCCGCCTCAACAGCCACGTCCGTGAGCAGATCGGCCGGCAGTACGGAGCCATGCCGGACAGAGAGGATGACATCCAG gcCTCTACCAATGGGCCAGCATGGTGTTGGTGGCTTCTGTCGGTATTGCAGTTAGACCCTGCCTACCAAACCACAGTTCTGTCACTCACATCTCTAAGAGAACGCCTGGGACACCTTCGTATTGTGCTGGAATACTTCTCCCAGAGCTAA
- the med7 gene encoding mediator of RNA polymerase II transcription subunit 7, producing the protein MGEPQQVSALPLPPMQYIKEYSDENVRKGLAPKPPLPIRDNYMMFGNQFQCDDLIIRPLESQGIERLHPVQFDHKRELKKLNMSILVNFLDLLDILIKSPGSIKREEKLEDLKLLFVHMHHLINEYRPHQARETLRVMMEVQKRQRLETAERFQKHLERVVEMIHACLASLPDDLAQPDPSAGAGVGGLLVGTGGDLRLKAEPMDLEVAGVSCVAGSLDKNAPPTKRDKVWDKDAAMCSIIDEMT; encoded by the coding sequence ATGGGTGAGCCGCAGCAGGTCAGTGCCTTGCCCCTGCCTCCAATGCAGTACATCAAGGAATATTCGGATGAGAATGTACGGAAAGGACTGGCTCCGAAACCACCCCTTCCGATTCGGGACAATTACATGATGTTTGGCAACCAGTTTCAGTGTGACGACCTCATCATTCGTCCCCTGGAGAGCCAGGGCATTGAGCGCCTGCACCCCGTGCAGTTTGACCACAAGCGGGAGCTGAAGAAACTTAACATGTCCATCCTGGTCAACTTCCTGGACTTGCTCGACATCCTCATCAAAAGCCCTGGCAGCATCAAGCGGGAAGAGAAGCTGGAGGACTTGAAACTTCTGTTCGTCCACATGCACCACCTCATCAACGAGTACCGCCCCCACCAGGCGAGGGAGACGCTGCGAGTGATGATGGAGGTACAGAAACGGCAGAGGCTGGAGACGGCCGAGCGCTTTCAGAAGCACCTGGAGCGGGTGGTGGAGATGATCCACGCGTGCCTGGCTTCGCTGCCCGATGACCTGGCCCAGCCCGACCCCTCTGCTGGTGCTGGAGTTGGTGGCCTGCTTGTAGGTACAGGGGGAGACTTGAGGCTGAAAGCAGAGCCCATGGACCTGGAGGTGGCTGGGGTTAGCTGTGTGGCAGGCAGCCTGGACAAAAATGCACCTCCCACCAAAAGGGATAAAGTGTGGGACAAAGATGCTGCCATGTGCAGTATTATTGACGAGATGACTTGA
- the itk gene encoding tyrosine-protein kinase ITK/TSK: protein MYPRVILRGTLYKKSQQKRRTSPCNYKERYFVLNTEELTYSERRPGKKPIQKGCIELSRIRCVEIVRSDLPIPCEFKYPFQVVYDSYYLYVFAPDNDCRLKWVRALKEETKHNNVSLKYHPDFWGEGRWRCCSLTEKLSPGCSEYYPSECASKKPLPPTPDPQRRFSRSEEKIMVALKNFSPQEDTDIPLHKDEEYVVIDGSEPNWWKVKDKDGNIGTVPLLYLTEKLSKHIEDYEWYNKDIARPEAEELLMKEDKEGAFMVRNSRQAGVYTVSVFTKAPGSNGEKFPRVKHYRIRETAESLYYLAEKYLFPSIPELIHYHQHNAAGLITRLRYCVSPDTGKHSRTKQLVSEKWELDPEEVTRGEELGSGNFGLVWKGHWRGENVAVKTIREDAMTEEEFKEEAEVMMKLSHPKLVQLYGLCTQRSPICLVFEFLENGCLSDFLRSQRGCLSKDTLLQMCLDVSEAMAYLESSNFIHRDLAARNCLVSKDLIVKVSDFGMTRYVLDDQYRSYTTKFPVKWSSPEVIKFSKFSSKSDVWSYGVLMWEVYSEGKLPYECRSNMEVVESLNAGQRLLQPRLCPETVYQLMQWCWKEKPDDRPSFVLLLHELASLADPMNPGPFPL, encoded by the exons ATGTACCCACGGGTTATTCTCAGAGGGACACTGTACAAGAAATCTCAGCAAAAGCGAAGGACCTCACCGTGTAATTATAAGGAGAGGTATTTCGTGTTAAACACTGAGGAGTTGACATATTCTGAGCGTCGGCCCGGG AAAAAGCCAATTCAGAAGGGTTGCATTGAGCTTTCCCGCATCAGATGTGTGGAGATTGTACGCAGTGACCTTCCCATACCCTGTGAATTCAAGTATCCTTTCCAG GTTGTCTATGACAGCTACTATCTTTATGTATTTGCACCAGACAATGACTGCAGGTTAAAGTGGGTGAGGGCTCTTAAAGAAG AGACCAAACACAACAACGTGTCTCTGAAATACCACCCTGATTTCTGGGGAGAAGGAAGGTGGAGGTGTTGCAGCCTGACGGAGAAGCTCTCGCCTGGTTGCAGTGAATACTATCCCAGCGAATGCG CATCTAAAAAGCCTCTCCCTCCAACACCAGATCCACAG AGGCGATTCTCCAGATCTGAGGAGAAAATTATGGTGGCCCTGAAGAACTTCAGTCCTCAAGAAGACACAGACATTCCACTACACAAAGATGAAGAGTACGTTGTGATTGACGGTTCAGAACCCAACTGGTGGAAAGTCAAGGACAAAGATGG AAATATTGGAACTGTACCTTTGCTGTACCTTACAGAGAAACTTTCAAAACACATTGAAGATTACGA ATGGTACAACAAGGATATAGCCCGCCCTGAGGCTGAGGAGTTATTAATGAAAGAG GACAAGGAAGGAGCTTTCATGGTGCGCAACTCTCGGCAAGCAGGGGTCTACACAGTGTCTGTATTTACCAAAGCCCCGGG GTCAAATGGGGAGAAGTTTCCCAGGGTCAAGCATTACAGgatcagagagacagcagagtcctTGTATTATCTGGCTGAGAAATACCTGTTCCCCAGTATCCCAGAACTCATCCACTATCACCAGCACAATGCAGCAG GTTTGATTACCAGGCTGAGGTACTGTGTCTCCCCAGACACAGGTAAGCATTCCAGGACCAAGCAGCTTGTCTCCG AAAAGTGGGAGCTGGACCCCGAGGAGGTCACACGGGGCGAGGAGCTGGGTAGCGGTAATTTCGGCCTGGTGTGGAAAGGCCACTGGAGAGGGGAGAACGTGGCCGTGAAGACCATACGCGAGGACGCCATGACAGAAGAGGAGTTTAAAGAGGAGGCAGAAGTTATGAT GAAACTGTCCCACCCAAAGCTTGTGCAGCTATATGGTCTTTGTACCCAGCGGTCCCCCATTTGTCTGGTGTTTGAGTTCCTGGAGAACGGCTGCCTGAGTGACTTTCTGCGTTCCCAAAGAGGCTGCCTCTCCAAGGACACTCTGCTCCAGATGTGTCTGGATGTGAGCGAAGCCATGGCTTACTTGGAGAGCTCCAACTTTATCCACAGAGACCTG GCTGCAAGAAACTGCCTGGTTTCCAAAGATCTTATAGTGAAGGTCTCCGATTTTGGAATGACAAG GTACGTCCTTGATGACCAGTACAGGAGTTACACTACCAAGTTCCCCGTTAAGTGGTCCTCTCCGGAGGTGATCAAGTTTAGCAAGTTCAGCAGCAAGTCGGATGTGTGGTCGTACG GTGTGTTGATGTGGGAGGTGTACAGTGAAGGTAAACTACCCTACGAGTGCCGCAGCAACATGGAGGTGGTAGAGTCCCTCAACGCAGGCCAAAGGTTACTACAGCCTCGTCTCTGTCCAGAAACCGTTTACCAGCTGATGCAGTGGTGCTGGAAAGAG AAACCTGACGACAGACCCTCCTTCGTCCTGCTTCTCCATGAGCTGGCCTCTCTGGCAGACCCCATGAACCCTGGCCCGTTTCCGCTGTAA